In Ctenopharyngodon idella isolate HZGC_01 chromosome 1, HZGC01, whole genome shotgun sequence, a single genomic region encodes these proteins:
- the fn1b gene encoding fibronectin 1b isoform X4 produces the protein MTRISVKKLLLLLCIGGSVHCMPKSAGKSTRQTQQQISLDPVYEEARSLAIHENGCNDNGRFYRMNDNWERPYMDSTLICTCEGASGVKCKSKPAAEETCYDKFNARSYRVGETYERPKDSMIWDCTCIGSGKGKISCTIANRCHEGGNSYRIGDTWTRPHDTGDYMLECVCLGNGKGEWTCKPVAERCYDDSQGSSYVVGQTWQKPYQGWMIVDCTCLGEGNGRITCTSRNRCNDQDTRTSYRIGETWTKTDSNGNTLQCLCTGNGRGEWKCDRHAASHATPAIGSGSSVAHRVTTVMNQVNVLSELLEEGNCKTDSGVSYFNGMSWIRTQGSKEMLCTCVGGGISCEEQDGQSQVYGGNSGGQPCVFPFVFSGNTYYSCISEGRTDGQLWCSTTSDYDSDGMYSFCTGKNQLVTTRGGNSNGALCQFPFKYNGRNYTDCTSDGRRDGMKWCGTTTDYDGERKYGFCPMAAHEEVCTVNDVMYRVGDEWDKRHDTLGHMMRCTCQGNGRGEWNCISHTQLKDQCVVNGQTYDVNETFEKRHDQGYMMNCTCFGQGRGRWKCDAIDQCQEPETKVFYQIGQTWNKVIQGSPYRCSCYGNGIGELACEPLQSTAPVRVIITEAGNQPNSHPIQWNAPQSAHITQYILKWRVKNTRSPWKEATIPGHINSYTISGLKPGLTYEGQLISIQRYGPREVTRFDFTTTYGSLAKAEGETTQPAPVVDTSESVTEITSSSFVISWVSASDTVSGFRVAYELSEEGAPSRVIDLPRTTTSLNIQDLLPGRRYNVKVFEVNPEGDTNLILTTTQTTAPDAPTNYEVSNVQETSIVIRWAKPQAPITGYRVVYTPSVEGSSTELILPETQTFVTLSDLRPGLSYNVSIYSVEDNMESVPLVLQVSTSGEQQPEEVQAPTDLQFYEVTDVKITITWTGPPNEVSGYRVNFAPVSTDGRAQRPLQLPVTQNAYAELTHLHPGTLYRFHIYAVSGGVESEPLVGEHSTKPDAPTDLRFTDITDDSALVIWSVPRAQVTGYRLFISIGSSSPKQLKVPGHVSQYQLSNLQPDTEYRVTLHSEQGSTLSEGITDAFRTSQPTGNAPRFTTEVTDTAIIVTWIPVARYSYRMSVRPSQGGEAPREETSGKGRIYISGLTPGLEYTYSLQPLFNGRQHGNPITNKVVTSLSPPTDLNVVSNPVTGNLNVRWSRTKSPDITGYRVTCTPTNGQRGATQEEIVQGEETSCTLDNLSPGVEYNVSVYTVKNHIESEPISTTITQAVPAPTNLRFSEVGSDSMRVLWTPPSVQPSEITRFVIRSHPTNNDDDTQEVNVGGGTNSYVLQNLLSNTEYLVKVVCVYDDKESEPVTGVQKTKLDSPTNLDFSDVSTNSFTVHWLAPRSVITGYRLRYQSTRDGRPKEERLPPTRNYFTLVNLAPETEYTVYIYAVSSNVESLPLTGTQATVSDAPTDLAVTSSTPTSITISWDAPAVTVRYYKITHGETGERDAPREFTVPGTQSTATIQGLRPDTDYTITLYAVTGRGDSPASSTPVIITHRTAGGSVSSPSDLDVTDIQDNTLTVRWSPARGPITGYRVTGMPKDGQGPTFSEVVGPERTEMTIRGLVPTVEYTINVIALSQEGESTPVVQKATTASLQHPRDLTFSDVGSTSMLVTWDAPRVPGVTSYRVLYSSPEEGEREYRPAPSGRDNSVVLQGLRPGTTYNIKVIPMKGRNPDRTLEGIQQTTHEETQPTAVPAPTNIQFLDISPSSFIVAWQAPSGRLSGYRVVVSPKNQYTTAKEMNVSPDSTRVLVPGLMVATAYDVHVYALRGSDRSTPLTGEITTADNITPPRRVRVTDVKDTSFTLTWRVVNNEPMTGFLIEATPKNEGNPTFSQTIPADQRIYVVTGLQPAVTYVVNMYTLNRNSRSHPFTMTVTTARPTLQSPTNLQFTSLTSSSISFTWQAPPTQITGYYVTYEESGGRPHELLPRPVAGQNYATITGLKPGTEYIIKIFALVNAQRSAPLVGTATTQLTSDLPIHGGRDKLDVPEPDNRVHVVVPTGHETPDEHGQHVEYTEFNNQPNQPNRGYQPQHHQPTSQPKQARPQPYVPQVGETLVYIPKVGPDGGRIPKIIQVSERPGDGHPFGFTEDKTGRPQEAQTQTTISWQPYQESSAYLVSCQPITHQDEKMFQMRLPGTSTSATLIGLTSGASYNVIVEALKGALKHKILEEIITAGNTVSGDVSSSKDSCYDTFTATYHDVGEEWERMSETGFKLWCRCLGLGSGHFRCDSSKWCHDSGNNYRIGEKWERRAENGHLMSCTCLGNGKGEFKCEPHESICYDDGKMYQIGNQWQKEYLGAICTCTCYGGQQGWRCENCRRPGAEISSELLKPVRLNTGHRVNIQCPIECLRPELLADAVANPKTQE, from the exons ATGACCCGTATCTCAGTAAAGAAGCTTCTGCTCCTGCTGTGCATCGGGGGATCTGTCCACTGTATGCCAAAATCTGCAGGGAAAAGTACAAGACAAACGCAGCAACAAATCAGTCTGGACCCGGTCTACGAGGAAGCCAGGAGTTTAGCCATCCATGAAA ATGGATGCAACGACAATGGTCGGTTTTATAGGATGAACGATAACTGGGAGCGCCCGTACATGGACAGCACTCTCATCTGCACTTGTGAGGGGGCTTCAGGGGTCAAGTGTAAATCCAAACCTGCAG CTGAGGAGACGTGCTATGACAAATTCAATGCGCGCTCCTACCGAGTCGGAGAGACCTACGAGCGACCTAAGGATAGCATGATATGGGACTGTACCTGCATTGGGTCCGGTAAAGGCAAAATTAGCTGCACCATCGCAA aTCGCTGCCATGAAGGAGGTAATTCATACAGAATCGGGGACACCTGGACACGACCCCACGACACTGGAGACTACATGCTTGAATGTGTGTGTCTTGGCAATGGAAAGGGAGAGTGGACCTGTAAACCCGTTG CGGAGCGTTGCTATGATGACTCACAGGGATCTTCATATGTGGTTGGTCAGACATGGCAAAAACCCTATCAAGGATGGATGATAGTGGACTGCACCTGTTTGGGGGAGGGCAACGGACGCATCACCTGCACATCCAGAA ACCGCTGTAATGACCAGGACACCAGAACCTCCTACCGTATTGGTGAGACTTGGACCAAAACTGACTCCAATGGAAACACTCTGCAGTGTCTTTGCACAGGCAACGGTCGTGGAGAGTGGAAGTGTGATAGACATGCTGCTTCCCATGCAACACCTGCCATTG GTTCTGGCTCTTCCGTGGCTCATAGAGTTACAACAGTGATGAACCAAGTCAACGTCCTGTCTGAACTTCTTGAGGAGGGTAACTGTAAAACCGATTCAGGTGTGTCCTATTTCAATGGCATGAGCTGGATCAGAACTCAGGGCAGCAAGGAAATGCTGTGCACTTGTGTTGGAGGAGGAATCAGCTGCGAGGAGCAAG ATGGACAGTCCCAGGTTTATGGTGGCAACTCTGGTGGGCAGCCATGTGTGTTCCCCTTTGTTTTTAGTGGGAACACCTACTACTCCTGCATTTCTGAGGGCCGAACCGATGGGCAGCTATGGTGCAGTACCACGTCTGACTATGACAGTGATGGCATGTACTCATTCTGTACCGGAAAGAACC AGCTTGTGACGACCCGTGGAGGAAACTCTAATGGCGCTCTGTGCCAGTTCCCATTCAAGTATAATGGACGCAACTACACCGACTGCACATCTGATGGCCGTCGTGATGGGATGAAGTGGTGTGGTACCACTACTGACTATGATGGGGAGCGGAAATATGGATTCTGTCCTATGGCTg CTCATGAGGAAGTCTGCACTGTGAATGATGTAATGTACCGCGTGGGTGACGAGTGGGACAAGCGCCATGACACACTTGGTCACATGATGCGCTGCACGTGCCAGGGCAATGGACGCGGGGAGTGGAACTGCATTTCCCACACTCAGCTCAAAG ACCAGTGCGTTGTGAATGGACAGACATATGACGTGAATGAAACCTTCGAGAAGCGTCATGACCAGGGCTACATGATGAACTGCACATGCTTTGGCCAAGGCCGTGGTCGCTGGAAATGTGATGCCATCG ACCAGTGCCAGGAACCCGAGACCAAGGTGTTCTACCAGATTGGCCAGACATGGAACAAGGTCATCCAAGGCAGCCCGTATAGATGTTCCTGCTATGGGAACGGCATTGGAGAACTGGCCTGTGAGCCTCTGCAGTCTACTG CTCCTGTTCGGGTCATCATCACAGAAGCTGGAAATCAGCCGAATTCCCATCCCATCCAATGGAACGCTCCCCAGTCTGCCCACATTACACAATATATCCTCAAGTGGAGAGTT AAAAATACACGCTCACCCTGGAAGGAGGCAACCATTCCTGGCCACATCAACTCCTACACCATTTCAGGGCTTAAACCGGGCTTGACCTATGAGGGTCAACTGATCAGCATTCAGCGCTATGGACCTAGAGAGGTCACTCGCTTTGACTTCACCACTACATATGGCTCTC TGGCCAAAGCAGAGGGTGAGACCACCCAGCCTGCGCCGGTGGTGGACACCTCAGAGTCCGTTACCGAAATCACCTCCAGCAGCTTCGTCATCTCTTGGGTATCTGCATCCGACACAGTGTCTGGTTTTAGAGTGGCATATGAACTCTCAGAAGAAGGAGCCCCATCACGTGTGATTG ACCTCCCAAGAACAACTACATCATTGAACATCCAAGATCTTCTGCCTGGCCGTAGGTACAACGTCAAAGTTTTTGAAGTCAATCCAGAAGGAGATACAAATCTCATCCTGACAACAACTCAGACCACTG CACCTGACGCTCCAACCAATTATGAGGTCTCAAATGTCCAAGAGACGTCCATCGTGATAAGATGGGCCAAACCCCAAGCACCTATAACTG GCTATCGTGTGGTGTACACACCCTCAGTGGAGGGCAGCAGTACTGAGCTCATCCTCCCTGAGACTCAAACATTTGTGACATTGAGTGACCTTCGACCTGGCTTGTCATACAATGTCAGTATTTACTCAGTGGAAGACAACATGGAGAGTGTACCTTTGGTCCTACAGGTCAGCACCTCTGGAGAGCAACAGCCTG AGGAGGTCCAAGCTCCCACAGACCTGCAGTTTTATGAAGTTACCGATGTAAAGATCACCATCACCTGGACTGGTCCTCCTAATGAGGTCTCAGGATACCGCGTGAACTTTGCGCCTGTAAGCACAGACGGCCGGGCCCAGAGACCCCTTCAGCTTCCTGTGACGCAAAATGCTTATGCTGAGCTCACGCACTTGCATCCTGGCACACTCTACCGTTTTCATATTTATGCCGTCAGCGGAGGAGTGGAGAGTGAACCTTTGGTTGGGGAGCATTCTACAA AGCCTGATGCCCCTACTGACCTGCGCTTTACTGATATCACTGATGACAGTGCTCTGGTCATCTGGTCCGTCCCCAGAGCTCAGGTCACAGGTTATCGTCTATTCATCAGCATTGGCAGCTCTAGCCCCAAACAGCTGAAGGTCCCTGGCCATGTGTCTCAATACCAGCTTAGCAACCTTCAGCCTGACACTGAGTACAGAGTCACTCTACACTCAGAGCAAGGAAGCACGCTCAGCGAGGGAATCACTGATGCCTTCAGAACAT CTCAGCCAACGGGTAATGCTCCTCGATTCACCACTGAAGTCACAGACACGGCCATCATCGTTACCTGGATCCCCGTAGCACGATACAGCTATAGG ATGTCTGTGAGGCCCAGCCAAGGTGGTGAGGCTCCCAGAGAAGAGACCTCTGGGAAAGGCAGAATTTACATTTCCGGTTTGACTCCAGGATTGGAGTATACCTACAGCTTGCAGCCCCTGTTCAATGGCCGACAGCATGGCAATCCTATCACAAATAAAGTTGTGACAT CCCTATCCCCACCAACTGACCTGAATGTGGTGTCTAACCCTGTCACTGGTAACCTCAATGTCAGATGGAGCAGAACCAAAAGTCCGG ATATAACTGGCTATAGAGTGACGTGCACACCAACCAATGGGCAGCGTGGAGCTACTCAAGAGGAGATTGTTCAAGGAGAAGAAACCTCATGTACCCTTGACAACCTGAGTCCTGGAGTTGAATACAATGTCAGTGTCTACACCGTTAAAAACCACATAGAGAGTGAGCCTATCTCCACCACCATTACGCAAG CTGTTCCAGCCCCCACAAATCTGCGCTTTTCTGAGGTGGGCTCAGACTCCATGCGTGTGTTATGGACCCCACCTTCTGTTCAGCCATCCGAAATTACTCGTTTTGTCATCCGCTCTCATCCCACAAACAACGATGATGACACTCAGGAAGTCAACGTAGGAGGTGGCACCAATAGCTACGTCCTTCAGA acTTGCTGTCAAACACAGAGTATCTGGTGAAAGTAGTGTGTGTCTATGATGACAAAGAGAGTGAACCTGTAACTGGTGTTCAGAAAACAA AATTGGATTCCCCGACAAATCTGGACTTCTCTGATGTCTCCACCAACTCATTTACCGTGCACTGGCTGGCCCCACGTTCCGTCATTACGGGATACCGCCTACGCTATCAGTCAACAAGGGATGGGCGCCCTAAAGAGGAGAGACTTCCCCCGACAAGAAATTACTTCACACTGGTGAACCTGGCCCCCGAGACAGAGTACACTGTCTATATTTACGCTGTCAGCAGCAATGTAGAGAGTCTACCTCTTACTGGAACGCAAGCAACTG TCTCTGACGCTCCCACTGACCTGGCTGTGACGTCCTCCACTCCCACTAGCATCACCATCTCCTGGGATGCCCCTGCAGTCACTGTACGCTACTACAAGATCACACATGGCGAAACAG GGGAAAGAGATGCACCCAGAGAGTTCACTGTTCCAGGAACACAGTCCACTGCTACCATCCAAGGCTTGCGGCCAGACACCGATTACACCATCACGCTGTATGCTGTGACCGGCAGAGGGGACAGCCCAGCCTCCAGCACACCAGTCATCATCACACACAGGACTGCAGGTGGAA GTGTTTCATCCCCATCAGATTTAGATGTTACTGATATTCAAGACAATACCTTGACTGTCCGCTGGAGCCCAGCTAGAGGTCCCATCACAGGGTACAGAGTAACAGGGATGCCCAAGGATGGGCAAGGTCCAACATTCTCTGAGGTGGTCGGCCCTG AGCGTACAGAAATGACCATCAGAGGCTTGGTTCCCACAGTGGAGTATACAATTAATGTGATTGCTCTCAGCCAGGAAGGAGAGAGCACCCCAGTGGTCCAGAAAGCTACAACAG CAAGTTTGCAGCATCCAAGAGACCTGACCTTCTCTGATGTGGGCTCCACCTCCATGCTTGTGACATGGGATGCTCCACGGGTTCCAGGAGTGACCTCCTACAGGGTTCTGTACTCTAGTCCAGAGGAGGGAGAACGAGAGTACCGACCAGCCCCAAGTGGTCGTGATAACAGTGTAGTTCTCCAGGGTCTGCGCCCAGGAACCACGTACAACATTAAAGTCATTCCCATGAAAGGACGTAACCCAGACCGTACCCTTGAGGGCATTCAGCAAACAACCCATGAGGAGACTCAGCCCACTG CGGTTCCTGCTCCAACCAATATCCAGTTTTTGGACATTAGTCCATCTTCCTTTATTGTCGCATGGCAAGCACCCAGTGGCAGACTTTCTGGTTACCGTGTGGTGGTCTCCCCCAAGAACCAGTATACCACAGCCAAAGAAATGAATGTTTCACCTGACTCTACACGAGTCTTAGTGCCCGGGCTTATG GTGGCCACCGCTTATGATGTACATGTCTATGCACTGAGGGGTTCAGACAGGAGTACTCCACTCACTGGAGAAATCACCACCGCAGACA ATATAACCCCTCCTCGCCGAGTCCGTGTCACTGATGTCAAAGACACCTCATTCACTCTCACATGGCGCGTCGTCAATAATGAGCCAATGACAGGTTTCCTTATTGAAGcgacacccaaaaatgaaggaAACCCCACCTTCAGCCAAACTATTCCTGCTGACCAAAGAATCTACGTTGTCACTG GTTTGCAACCAGCCGTAACGTATGTGGTCAACATGTACACACTGAACAGAAACAGTCGAAGCCATCCATTCACAATGACTGTAACCACAG CTCGGCCAACTCTTCAGTCTCCTACCAACCTTCAGTTCACCTCCCTGACCTCCAGTTCCATCTCGTTTACTTGGCAAGCCCCTCCAACACAAATTACAGGATATTACGTTACTTATGAAGAATCAGGTGGTCGGCCTCATGAGCTTCTACCACGTCCTGTCGCTGGCCAGAACTATGCCACCATCACTG GTCTGAAACCAGGCACTGAATACATCATTAAGATCTTTGCCCTAGTGAATGCCCAGAGGAGTGCACCACTGGTTGGCACTGCCACAACTC AGCTGACTTCTGATCTGCCTATCCATGGCGGCCGAGACAAACTGGATGTGCCTGAGCCTGACAACAGAGTTCATGTAGTGGTTCCCACTGGGCATGAAACACCTGATGAGCACGGGCAGCATGTGGAATACACAGAATTCAATAATCAGCCCAATCAACCCAACAGAGGCTACCAGCCTCAACATCATCAACCAACCTCTCAACCTAAGCAAGCCCGACCCCAGCCTTATGTGCCTCAAGTTGGGGAGACCCTAGTATACATCCCCAAGGTGGGACCCGATGGGGGTCGTATACCTAAGATTATTCAAGTTAGTGAAAGGCCTGGCGACGGCCATCCGTTTGGTTTTACAGAGGACAAGACAGGAAGACCGCAGGAGGCCCAGACCCAGACCACCATCTCATGGCAGCCTTACCAGGAGAGTTCTGCTTACCTGGTGTCCTGTCAGCCCATTACCCATCAAGATGAGAAGATGTTCCAG ATGCGTCTCCCAGGAACTTCTACAAGCGCCACCCTGATTGGTCTCACATCTGGTGCCTCTTATAATGTCATTGTGGAGGCCTTGAAAGGAGCTCTCAAACACAAAATCTTGGAGGAAATTATCACCGCTGGAAACACAG TTTCAGGAGATGTTTCATCCAGCAAGGACTCTTGTTATGACACCTTCACAGCCACTTACCATGACGTTGGAGAGGAATGGGAGCGCATGTCTGAGACTGGCTTCAAACTCTGGTGCAGATGTCTTGGCCTGGGAAGTGGACATTTCAGATGTGACTCTTCCA AATGGTGTCACGACAGTGGAAACAACTACCGCATTGGTGAAAAGTGGGAGCGACGGGCAGAAAATGGTCACTTGATGAGCTGCACTTGCCTGGGCAATGGTAAAGGAGAGTTCAAGTGTGAACCAC ATGAATCCATATGTTACGATGACGGAAAGATGTACCAGATCGGAAACCAGTGGCAGAAGGAATACTTGGGGGCCATCTGCACTTGCACATGCTATGGAGGACAGCAG GGCTGGCGCTGTGAGAACTGCAGAAGGCCTGGTGCAGAGATTAGCTCTGAACTGCTGAAACCCGTCCGCTTAAACACCGGCCACAGGGTG AACATTCAATGCCCCATCGAATGTCTCCGACCTGAGCTTCTTGCAGATGCTGTGGCCAATCCCAAAACCCAAGAGTGA